CCTTGCTGGTCGGGCCGGACGGAAGTGTGAGACCTCCCATCTCCCCAGCTCAGCAGGTACCTCTAGGCGTCAGCCCCTACCCGCCCGATCACCGGTGGATTCAGGCTCAGTAGTCGTACTGCAGCTTGATCGCGGCTTCGAGATCTTCGCGTTTGAAACCGAGCGCGGAGGCGAGGACGTGCATGCCCAGCCGTGGTGGCACGGCGTTGCCGATCTGCTGGGCAATGACGCTGCGTGCACCGGGGGCATTGACGTCGTCGCCGTTTTCGCGTCGCCACGGATAGTCCCGGGGGAACGTTTGGAGTACACCCAACTCGGCGAGCGAGAACACTCCGAGGTCCCGGCCACGCCAGTCGAGCTTGTTGCGTGAACCCTTGCCGGTCACGGTGGCGGAAGGCTCGTCGTACCGGCGTCGCCCTCGCGCCTTCGGGTTACCGCCGGTTCCGTAGTTGGAGACCACCTCGAAGCAGTCCGCTCGCCCGAGCGCCTCCCCCATTGTCACCCAGGGCAGGCGGGATGAATTCCCCGAATTCCGGCTGACCCCCTTCCTGTAACGCCGGTGAGAAGGCTCGGGAATCTCTGGCGCCCCCTCGATTTGAGCGCCATCCCCCGCCCAGCGGGCGATCAAAATGGCACGACGGCGAGTCTGGGGAACCCCGAATTCCTCGGTGTGGAGGATCTCCGGCTCGACTACCGCGTAGCCCTTGCTCTTGAGGATCTCCCCGAACGCCTGCCAGACCGGGAGTACCGCGCGAACCTGTTCTAGGACGATCGCCTGATAAGGCCGTCCGTCGATGAGTGCCTCAAGTGCCCATCGCAGCGGTTCCAGGACCAGGCCGGTACGTTCGTCGCTGAGCTGCTTGAGGTCGTCGCGAATCGCCGCGAACTCGTCGTCGTGGCGCCCCGGCTGCACGGCGGCATAACGATTCGCGAACTCGAGAACCTGATCGAGCGCGGCCCTTCCCTCACCGTTCCCCGCGACGGTGAAGGTCTGACACGGGGGTCCGCCGGCCAGCACGTTGGCGTTTTTGAAATCGCTCGGCTTGAACTCGCGCACATCCCGGTTTCTTGTCGGGAGGCCGGCTGCCGTGCGTGTAGCACATGCGTCGTCGTCCCATTCGATACCGGCGATCACCGGAACGCCGAGCGCCTGCGCTGC
The window above is part of the Kitasatospora sp. HUAS MG31 genome. Proteins encoded here:
- a CDS encoding DNA cytosine methyltransferase translates to MDRISPAPPEPQGNRVPAPFKIIDLFAGPGGLDVAAQALGVPVIAGIEWDDDACATRTAAGLPTRNRDVREFKPSDFKNANVLAGGPPCQTFTVAGNGEGRAALDQVLEFANRYAAVQPGRHDDEFAAIRDDLKQLSDERTGLVLEPLRWALEALIDGRPYQAIVLEQVRAVLPVWQAFGEILKSKGYAVVEPEILHTEEFGVPQTRRRAILIARWAGDGAQIEGAPEIPEPSHRRYRKGVSRNSGNSSRLPWVTMGEALGRADCFEVVSNYGTGGNPKARGRRRYDEPSATVTGKGSRNKLDWRGRDLGVFSLAELGVLQTFPRDYPWRRENGDDVNAPGARSVIAQQIGNAVPPRLGMHVLASALGFKREDLEAAIKLQYDY